One Fibrobacter sp. UWB10 DNA segment encodes these proteins:
- a CDS encoding flavodoxin family protein has protein sequence MKVVLFNGSRREKGCTYTALNIVASELNAAGIETEIFFVGGRVLKGETEAVVHEAKEILKSADAVVYGSPVYYASPSGEMLMFLDRLYGLAEAELLFKPAATVASARRAGTSATLDALNKYPTYAQQPLVTSRYWNMVHGSSPEDVLKDEEGVQIMRELGRNMAWLLKSIEAGKQAGIAQPVAEKKIYTNFIR, from the coding sequence ATGAAAGTCGTCTTGTTCAACGGCAGCCGTCGCGAAAAGGGCTGCACCTACACCGCACTGAACATTGTCGCGAGCGAACTCAACGCCGCAGGCATCGAAACCGAGATCTTCTTTGTCGGGGGCCGCGTGCTCAAGGGCGAAACGGAAGCTGTTGTCCACGAAGCCAAAGAAATTCTGAAGTCCGCCGACGCGGTGGTCTACGGCTCTCCTGTTTACTACGCCTCACCCAGTGGCGAAATGCTGATGTTCCTCGACAGGCTCTACGGCCTCGCCGAAGCGGAACTGCTTTTCAAGCCCGCCGCCACAGTCGCATCGGCACGCCGCGCAGGCACCAGCGCCACCCTCGACGCACTGAACAAGTACCCCACCTACGCGCAGCAGCCCTTGGTGACCTCGCGCTACTGGAACATGGTCCACGGCTCCAGTCCCGAAGACGTACTCAAGGACGAAGAAGGCGTACAGATTATGCGCGAACTCGGCCGCAACATGGCTTGGCTCCTCAAGAGCATCGAAGCGGGCAAGCAGGCGGGCATTGCGCAGCCTGTTGCCGAAAAGAAAATTTATACGAACTTCATCCGCTAA
- a CDS encoding flavodoxin, with translation MATEKKILVAYYSRADENYGVGTITKGNTEIIAEMIAKKTGGTLLHVEPAKGYPKKYDDCINVAKKELTQDARPAIKPVNVNPEDFDEIYIGYPVWWGEMPMPMFTFLEKYNLKGKTIHPFMTHEGSGLSGVAKLKKVTGANVTAGLAIYGHVAQNEREKAQKEVDKWVK, from the coding sequence ATGGCTACCGAAAAGAAAATCTTGGTCGCGTATTATTCGCGCGCAGACGAAAACTATGGTGTCGGAACAATCACCAAGGGCAACACCGAAATCATTGCCGAGATGATTGCGAAAAAGACGGGCGGCACGCTCTTGCACGTGGAACCCGCAAAGGGATACCCCAAGAAATACGACGACTGTATCAATGTCGCGAAGAAGGAACTCACGCAGGATGCTCGCCCGGCGATTAAGCCCGTGAACGTGAATCCCGAGGACTTCGACGAAATCTACATCGGGTATCCGGTGTGGTGGGGCGAGATGCCGATGCCCATGTTCACCTTCCTCGAAAAGTACAATCTGAAGGGCAAGACGATTCACCCGTTCATGACGCACGAAGGCAGCGGTCTTTCGGGAGTCGCCAAGCTCAAGAAGGTGACCGGCGCGAACGTGACTGCGGGCCTCGCCATCTACGGGCATGTCGCACAGAATGAACGCGAAAAAGCGCAGAAGGAAGTGGACAAGTGGGTAAAATAG
- a CDS encoding alpha/beta hydrolase, translating to MKSKFLKAAFAVVSACALMACCPEKENNAAQGAATPAAQPTTETAQPAPEKDMNKLNLTAEWDKVFPKSDKVEHSKVTFKNHFGIELAADMFVPKDTSLKVNGKFPAIAVSGPFGAIKEQSSGLYAQHMAERGFLTVAFDPSFTGESGGEPRYMNSPDINTEDFMASVDFLSTRDDVDPERIGIIGICGWGGMAINAAGIDTRVKATVASTMYDMSRVTANGYFESANNAKARNEMRKALMAQRTKEFKEGKYELAGGVVDPLPADAPFFVKDYYDYYKTPRGYHKRSLNSNTGWIKSAATSLLNTKLLAYANEIESAVLVIHGEKAHSRYFSEGAFEKMTGKKVKVPAKLDPAKNWSLTVGNKELLILPGAVHTDLYDDVNGRIPYDKMEEFFKANLK from the coding sequence ATGAAATCCAAATTCTTAAAAGCGGCGTTTGCCGTGGTTTCCGCCTGCGCCCTGATGGCGTGCTGCCCCGAAAAAGAAAACAATGCTGCGCAGGGAGCTGCAACGCCGGCCGCGCAGCCCACAACTGAAACTGCTCAACCTGCACCGGAGAAAGATATGAATAAGCTTAACCTCACCGCCGAATGGGACAAGGTTTTCCCCAAGAGCGACAAGGTCGAACATTCCAAGGTCACTTTCAAGAACCATTTTGGCATTGAACTCGCCGCCGATATGTTCGTGCCCAAGGACACGAGCCTCAAGGTGAACGGCAAGTTCCCCGCAATCGCGGTCTCTGGCCCGTTCGGTGCCATCAAGGAACAATCCTCTGGGCTTTACGCGCAGCACATGGCTGAACGCGGATTCTTGACCGTCGCTTTCGACCCGTCGTTCACCGGCGAATCGGGCGGCGAGCCGCGCTACATGAACAGCCCGGACATCAATACCGAAGATTTCATGGCATCCGTAGATTTCCTTTCGACCCGCGACGACGTTGATCCGGAACGCATCGGCATCATCGGCATTTGCGGCTGGGGCGGCATGGCAATCAATGCCGCCGGAATCGATACTCGCGTCAAGGCGACCGTCGCTTCAACCATGTACGACATGAGCCGCGTCACCGCCAACGGTTACTTTGAATCTGCCAATAACGCTAAGGCTCGTAACGAAATGCGCAAGGCTTTGATGGCGCAACGCACCAAGGAATTCAAGGAAGGCAAATACGAACTCGCTGGCGGTGTGGTAGACCCGCTCCCGGCTGACGCCCCCTTCTTTGTGAAGGATTACTACGACTACTACAAGACACCTCGTGGCTATCACAAGCGTTCGCTTAACAGCAATACTGGTTGGATAAAGTCTGCTGCAACTTCTCTGTTGAATACAAAGTTGCTCGCTTATGCCAACGAAATCGAAAGTGCCGTGCTCGTGATTCATGGCGAAAAAGCCCACAGCCGCTACTTCAGCGAAGGTGCTTTCGAAAAGATGACCGGCAAGAAGGTCAAGGTCCCCGCAAAGCTTGACCCTGCGAAGAACTGGAGCCTGACCGTCGGCAACAAGGAACTCCTGATCCTCCCGGGCGCAGTCCACACCGACCTCTACGACGATGTGAACGGCAGGATTCCTTACGACAAAATGGAAGAATTCTTCAAGGCAAATTTGAAGTAG
- a CDS encoding cation diffusion facilitator family transporter codes for MNEAENRQKVIVRTSIIGIAANIVLSAFKAFVGFATNSIAVTLDAVNNLSDALSSVITIVGAKLSNKLPDKKHPLGYGRIEYLSAMVVAAIVLYAGGTSAVESVKKIIHPETADYSTASLVIIASAVVVKLVLGKFVKRQGERVNSGALVASGADALFDAILSLSVLASAIVFILTGISLEAYVGLVISGFIIKSGMGMLIETLDDILGKRADGDLVKKIKALLTEEPQVHGAYDVILNNYGPDKFLGSVHLELPDTMTVEELDELTRRVQARVHKETGVLLTGVGVYSYNTKNDESAKIRSNVLKLVKAHEWALQLHGFYVNFEEKAIRFDVVMNFEIKPQEGLDILYKEIGEAYPDYDLHINADIDAS; via the coding sequence ATGAACGAAGCAGAAAACCGTCAAAAGGTCATTGTCCGGACAAGCATCATCGGCATCGCTGCAAATATCGTGCTGTCGGCATTCAAGGCATTCGTCGGCTTTGCCACAAACTCCATCGCCGTGACTCTTGATGCGGTGAACAACCTTTCCGACGCGCTGTCTTCGGTCATCACAATTGTGGGAGCCAAGCTTTCGAACAAGTTGCCCGACAAGAAGCACCCGCTGGGTTACGGGCGAATCGAATACCTGAGTGCAATGGTGGTCGCGGCAATCGTGCTTTACGCCGGCGGCACCTCGGCAGTAGAATCCGTCAAGAAGATTATCCACCCCGAAACAGCGGACTACTCCACGGCTTCGTTGGTGATTATCGCCTCGGCGGTGGTGGTAAAACTCGTGCTCGGGAAATTCGTGAAGCGCCAGGGCGAGCGCGTGAATTCGGGAGCGCTTGTGGCGTCGGGTGCAGACGCACTGTTCGACGCCATCCTCTCCCTTTCGGTGCTGGCATCGGCCATCGTCTTCATTCTCACGGGAATTTCGCTTGAAGCCTACGTGGGCCTCGTAATTTCAGGATTCATCATCAAGTCGGGCATGGGAATGCTGATCGAAACCCTGGACGACATTCTAGGCAAGCGCGCCGACGGCGACCTGGTCAAGAAAATCAAGGCGTTGCTCACCGAAGAACCGCAAGTCCACGGTGCCTACGATGTCATCCTCAACAATTACGGCCCAGACAAGTTCCTCGGTTCCGTGCACCTGGAACTTCCCGACACCATGACAGTCGAAGAACTCGACGAACTCACCCGCAGGGTGCAGGCTCGCGTGCACAAGGAAACCGGCGTACTTCTGACAGGCGTGGGCGTCTATTCCTACAACACAAAGAACGATGAATCCGCCAAGATCCGCAGTAACGTTTTGAAGCTGGTAAAAGCACATGAATGGGCTTTGCAGCTCCACGGATTTTACGTAAACTTCGAAGAAAAAGCAATCCGTTTCGACGTAGTCATGAATTTCGAAATCAAGCCGCAAGAAGGCCTCGACATCCTTTACAAGGAAATCGGCGAAGCCTACCCCGACTACGACCTGCATATTAACGCCGACATAGACGCGTCGTAA
- a CDS encoding glycoside hydrolase family 30 beta sandwich domain-containing protein, translating to MTVSIKGFSLFAGSIAFWGTLASAATINVDMDKEYQRISGFGAASAWAGSITDKNAAFLWDSTSGAGLTLHRIRIAPDGTTSETSIAKKASEYGVKVWAAPWTSKYTVNYDGDKKHLDFNHAQDWANTILKFTQDMRNAGVNLYAISSQNEPDGTGDNHYEPDELARWVGDYLGPTLDTTGIKIIGTEAINWYGFPNYKKAFFNYPAALKYTDIFGTHEYGGDPAAYPEIHEAGKEFWETEVYDLGSNKEDVGMGSALRVAGVIHDALTIANMNAWHFWWIYSCSEASCGNGALWPQGQGNPDNVEPTKRLWVMGNFSRFARPGSWRIDATKNPERDVKVTAYRDSLKTKIAVVILNSKNEEFKADFDFGNTKIGSFKPYVTDDNNNLKEGDEVQVDDTKCSYSVPARSATTVEFILWQEPKVEPPADSTEAIAFGFSAPQSLQSTYKVFSPLGAFVGEFQVECFGELRNAMTNAGLSFGVYMVKRGNTKTQHMVLK from the coding sequence ATGACGGTTTCAATAAAGGGATTTTCTCTTTTTGCGGGGTCCATCGCATTTTGGGGTACTCTTGCTAGTGCTGCAACGATAAACGTTGACATGGACAAAGAATACCAGCGTATCAGTGGCTTTGGAGCCGCTTCGGCATGGGCTGGCTCTATCACCGACAAGAACGCAGCCTTCCTTTGGGACTCTACCAGTGGCGCAGGGCTTACGCTGCACCGTATCCGCATCGCCCCGGACGGCACTACCTCCGAAACAAGTATCGCAAAAAAGGCGAGTGAATACGGCGTCAAGGTCTGGGCAGCCCCATGGACATCCAAATACACCGTAAATTACGACGGTGACAAAAAGCATTTGGATTTCAATCACGCCCAAGACTGGGCCAACACCATCTTGAAGTTTACGCAAGATATGCGAAATGCTGGTGTTAACTTATATGCAATTTCGTCGCAGAACGAACCCGACGGCACTGGCGATAACCACTATGAACCCGATGAATTGGCGCGTTGGGTCGGCGACTACCTCGGCCCCACCCTTGATACCACGGGCATCAAAATTATTGGTACCGAAGCCATCAACTGGTACGGATTTCCCAATTACAAAAAAGCTTTCTTCAATTATCCCGCTGCCCTGAAATACACGGACATTTTTGGAACGCACGAATACGGTGGAGATCCGGCCGCATACCCTGAAATTCACGAAGCCGGTAAAGAATTCTGGGAAACCGAAGTCTATGATCTTGGAAGTAACAAGGAAGACGTGGGCATGGGAAGTGCTCTCCGCGTTGCAGGTGTAATCCATGACGCCCTGACTATTGCGAACATGAACGCCTGGCATTTCTGGTGGATTTATTCCTGCAGTGAAGCCAGTTGTGGCAACGGAGCCCTCTGGCCGCAAGGACAAGGCAACCCCGACAACGTGGAGCCCACCAAGCGACTTTGGGTTATGGGGAACTTCAGCCGTTTCGCCCGCCCCGGCTCCTGGAGAATTGATGCCACAAAGAATCCCGAAAGAGATGTAAAAGTCACCGCCTACCGCGACTCCCTCAAGACGAAAATTGCAGTCGTCATTCTCAATTCCAAGAATGAGGAATTCAAGGCGGACTTTGACTTCGGAAACACGAAAATTGGAAGTTTCAAGCCCTACGTTACCGACGACAACAATAACCTCAAGGAAGGTGACGAAGTTCAGGTTGACGATACAAAGTGCAGTTACAGCGTTCCGGCCCGCAGTGCAACGACAGTCGAATTCATTCTGTGGCAGGAACCAAAGGTGGAACCGCCCGCAGATTCTACAGAGGCTATCGCCTTCGGATTTTCTGCCCCCCAAAGCCTCCAAAGCACATATAAGGTGTTTAGCCCGCTTGGAGCGTTTGTTGGCGAATTCCAGGTCGAATGTTTCGGTGAACTCCGCAACGCCATGACAAACGCTGGCTTAAGCTTCGGCGTGTACATGGTCAAACGTGGCAATACCAAAACGCAACATATGGTTTTGAAATAG
- a CDS encoding DUF4405 domain-containing protein — protein MGKIARRTLDIAMAVLTLVLMGGNGLFYNAFGEVLDSGLVHEILGVVLFILWAVHIVWNRAWIKGMLKGKYNALRIVRTVINAGVIVCVLFLMISGVMLSNHVFSWLGIESGASFARNAHMLASHWYLIFVSLHIGLHLSLFIRGKIATGITFALAAYGIYAFAARGLWKYLTLQQPFFFLNLERGYLLFALDYIAIMALFASLMAVTTRLCRR, from the coding sequence GTGGGTAAAATAGCCCGCCGTACATTAGATATCGCAATGGCCGTGCTCACCCTCGTTTTGATGGGTGGGAACGGTCTTTTTTATAATGCTTTCGGCGAAGTGCTGGATAGTGGACTAGTTCACGAAATCTTGGGCGTTGTCTTGTTTATCCTATGGGCGGTTCACATTGTTTGGAATCGCGCGTGGATTAAGGGAATGCTCAAGGGAAAGTACAACGCTTTGCGAATCGTGCGGACGGTCATTAACGCAGGCGTTATCGTGTGCGTCTTGTTCTTGATGATTAGCGGCGTGATGCTTTCGAACCATGTATTCTCTTGGCTCGGCATTGAAAGTGGAGCAAGTTTTGCTCGTAACGCCCACATGCTTGCGAGTCACTGGTACCTTATTTTTGTATCGCTCCATATCGGGCTGCACTTGTCGCTGTTTATCCGTGGAAAGATCGCAACGGGCATAACATTCGCGCTCGCTGCTTACGGAATATATGCATTTGCGGCCCGCGGCCTCTGGAAATACCTTACACTCCAGCAACCATTCTTCTTCCTGAATCTGGAACGCGGCTATTTGCTGTTCGCGCTAGACTACATCGCCATCATGGCGCTGTTCGCAAGCCTAATGGCTGTTACGACGCGTCTATGTCGGCGTTAA
- the carB gene encoding carbamoyl-phosphate synthase large subunit has protein sequence MPKRTDIKKIMLIGSGPIVIGQGCEFDYSGVQACKVLRREGYEVVLVNSNPATIMTDPEMADRTYIEPLSVDILHEIIRRERPDALLPTLGGQTALNLAMELNERGILDRYQVELIGAKAESIQRAEDRHLFKEAMLKIGLDLPRSGSAHSMSEATAIANTIGSWPLIIRPGFTLGGTGGGIAHNPEEFETIVNRGLDASLNNEVLIEESLLGWKEFEMEVMRDKKGNAVIVCSIENLDPMGVHTGDSITVAPIQTLDDRAYQAMRDDSLKVMEAIGVETGGSNVQWAIEPKTGRRIIIEMNPRVSRSSALASKATGFPIAKIAALLAVGYTLDELRNDITQTTPSCFEPALDYVVVKVPRFTFEKFPKADSTLGTQMKSVGEAMAIGTNFKQAMQKALRSLETGYGGFGSCAKCEQFKAYDNEKLTAEVARPSAERIFVLYEAFRRGWSIEKLYELTKIDRYFLRHLEELAYFEDEIKAAKSLAGLAKNLPLFRQAKEFGFSDIQIGYIFHKRPEDVMEVRKQIGLKPSYYSVDTCAGEFEAITPYYYSCYAENTEPVRTIMGNRGKKRIMVLGGGPNRIGQGIEFDYCCCHAAFTLRREGYEVIMVNSNPETVSTDYDTSDKLYFEPLTLEDVMGIYERENCAGVIVQFGGQTPLNLAMRLKKAGANVVGTSPEDIDLAEDRDFFKQLVDKVGIKQAESGIAHNVEEALAIVEKIGYPVLVRPSFVLGGRGMVIVYKEKYLRKFVEEAAAIGEGKPILIDRFLEDATELDVDCISDGKHTVVGAIMEHVEPAGIHSGDSASVIPPMTLSKEIQDKVRKYAKEFAKELHVVGLMNMQLAVKDGELYMIEVNPRASRTVPFVSKSIGVPLASYASRCMLGESLEQIGFTEEVHVPYVSVKEAVFPFVKFPGVDITLSPEMKSTGEVMSLDRDRGLAYLKSQLAAGNKVPSEGNIFVSLKDEDKQKAVPLIKRLVDMGYNIYATRGTSTLLYNEGIKTRAVFRISRGRPNLLDLIHDKEVQWIVNTTETGAEAMVDEIQMRSKAVVSGIPITTTIAALTSTVEGLMDKHDFGRFEVCSLQEYHRHVKK, from the coding sequence ATGCCTAAGCGTACCGACATCAAGAAAATCATGCTCATTGGTTCTGGCCCGATTGTGATTGGCCAGGGCTGCGAATTCGACTACTCCGGCGTGCAGGCCTGCAAGGTGCTGCGCCGCGAAGGTTACGAAGTGGTGCTCGTGAACTCCAACCCGGCCACCATCATGACCGACCCCGAAATGGCCGACCGCACCTACATTGAACCGCTGAGCGTCGATATTCTGCACGAAATCATCCGTCGCGAACGTCCGGACGCATTGCTCCCGACACTCGGTGGCCAGACCGCTTTGAACCTCGCCATGGAACTCAATGAACGCGGCATTTTGGACCGCTACCAGGTGGAACTCATCGGTGCAAAGGCCGAATCCATCCAGCGCGCCGAAGACCGTCACCTGTTCAAGGAAGCCATGCTCAAGATTGGGCTTGACCTCCCGCGTTCCGGTTCCGCACACTCCATGAGCGAAGCAACCGCTATCGCCAACACCATCGGCAGCTGGCCGCTGATTATCCGTCCGGGCTTTACCCTCGGCGGTACGGGCGGTGGTATCGCCCACAATCCCGAAGAATTCGAAACCATCGTGAACCGCGGTCTCGACGCCTCGCTCAACAACGAAGTGCTTATCGAAGAATCGCTCCTCGGCTGGAAGGAATTCGAAATGGAAGTCATGCGCGATAAGAAGGGCAATGCCGTTATCGTGTGCTCTATCGAAAACCTCGACCCCATGGGCGTGCATACAGGCGACTCTATCACGGTTGCTCCGATCCAGACCCTTGATGACCGCGCTTACCAGGCCATGCGTGATGACTCCCTGAAGGTCATGGAAGCTATCGGCGTGGAAACCGGCGGATCTAACGTTCAGTGGGCAATCGAGCCCAAGACCGGCCGCCGCATCATCATCGAAATGAACCCGCGCGTGTCCCGTTCTTCTGCTCTTGCTTCTAAGGCAACGGGCTTCCCCATCGCAAAGATTGCAGCATTGCTCGCTGTGGGCTACACCCTCGACGAACTCCGCAACGACATTACGCAGACGACCCCGAGCTGCTTTGAACCGGCACTCGACTACGTTGTGGTCAAGGTTCCGCGTTTCACCTTCGAAAAGTTCCCGAAGGCCGATTCTACTCTCGGCACCCAGATGAAATCTGTGGGCGAAGCCATGGCTATCGGCACCAACTTCAAGCAGGCCATGCAGAAGGCCCTGCGCTCTCTGGAAACAGGTTACGGTGGATTCGGTTCTTGCGCCAAGTGCGAACAGTTCAAGGCCTACGACAACGAAAAGCTCACCGCCGAAGTGGCACGCCCGAGCGCCGAACGCATCTTCGTGCTGTACGAAGCCTTCCGTCGCGGCTGGAGCATCGAAAAGCTCTACGAACTCACCAAGATTGACCGCTATTTCCTCCGTCACTTGGAAGAACTCGCCTACTTCGAAGACGAAATCAAGGCAGCCAAGTCTCTCGCCGGCCTCGCCAAGAACCTCCCGCTCTTCCGCCAGGCCAAGGAATTCGGCTTTAGCGATATCCAGATTGGCTACATATTCCACAAGCGTCCCGAAGACGTTATGGAAGTGCGTAAGCAGATTGGCCTCAAGCCGAGCTACTACTCCGTAGATACTTGCGCCGGCGAATTCGAAGCCATTACTCCGTATTACTACAGCTGCTACGCCGAAAATACGGAACCGGTTCGCACCATCATGGGCAACCGCGGCAAGAAGCGCATCATGGTGCTCGGCGGTGGCCCGAACAGAATCGGTCAGGGTATCGAATTTGACTACTGCTGCTGCCACGCCGCCTTTACGCTGCGTCGCGAAGGCTACGAAGTCATCATGGTGAACTCGAACCCCGAAACGGTTTCCACCGACTACGACACCTCCGACAAGCTTTACTTTGAACCGCTCACGCTCGAAGACGTGATGGGCATTTACGAACGCGAAAACTGCGCGGGCGTGATTGTGCAATTCGGTGGCCAGACTCCGCTGAACCTCGCCATGCGTCTCAAGAAGGCCGGCGCAAACGTCGTAGGTACAAGTCCCGAAGACATCGACCTCGCCGAAGACCGCGATTTCTTCAAGCAGCTGGTTGACAAGGTCGGCATCAAACAGGCCGAAAGCGGCATCGCCCACAACGTGGAAGAAGCCCTCGCCATCGTCGAGAAAATCGGCTACCCCGTGCTTGTGCGTCCGAGCTTCGTTCTCGGCGGCCGCGGCATGGTGATCGTCTATAAGGAAAAGTACCTCCGCAAGTTCGTGGAAGAAGCCGCCGCCATTGGCGAAGGCAAGCCGATTCTTATCGACCGCTTCCTCGAAGACGCAACCGAACTCGACGTGGACTGCATCAGCGACGGCAAGCACACCGTGGTGGGTGCCATCATGGAACACGTGGAACCCGCAGGCATTCACTCCGGCGACTCCGCAAGCGTGATTCCGCCCATGACGCTCTCCAAGGAAATCCAGGATAAGGTTCGCAAGTACGCCAAGGAATTCGCAAAGGAACTCCACGTGGTCGGCCTCATGAACATGCAGCTCGCCGTGAAGGATGGCGAACTCTACATGATCGAAGTGAACCCGCGCGCATCCCGTACGGTGCCGTTCGTTTCCAAGTCCATCGGCGTCCCGCTCGCAAGCTACGCCAGCCGCTGCATGCTCGGCGAATCCCTCGAACAAATCGGCTTTACCGAAGAAGTCCACGTGCCCTACGTGAGCGTCAAGGAAGCCGTGTTCCCGTTCGTCAAGTTCCCGGGCGTGGATATCACGCTTTCTCCGGAAATGAAGTCCACCGGTGAAGTCATGAGCCTCGATCGCGACCGCGGCCTTGCCTACCTCAAGAGCCAGCTCGCTGCAGGCAACAAGGTGCCGAGCGAAGGCAACATTTTCGTCTCGCTCAAGGACGAAGACAAGCAAAAGGCCGTCCCGCTCATCAAGCGCCTCGTGGACATGGGCTACAACATCTACGCCACCCGCGGCACCTCGACCCTTCTCTACAACGAAGGCATCAAGACCCGCGCCGTGTTCCGCATCTCCCGTGGCCGCCCGAACCTGCTCGACCTTATCCACGATAAGGAAGTGCAGTGGATCGTGAACACCACCGAAACCGGCGCCGAAGCCATGGTCGACGAAATCCAGATGCGCTCCAAGGCTGTGGTCTCGGGCATTCCTATCACCACGACCATCGCCGCCCTCACCTCTACCGTGGAAGGCCTCATGGACAAGCACGACTTCGGCCGCTTCGAAGTCTGCAGCCTCCAAGAATACCATAGACACGTGAAGAAGTAA
- a CDS encoding carboxymuconolactone decarboxylase family protein, with the protein MKKGIIMGILGLGAMLAACDCCKGESKAFSQDAEMRAVMDNFIESEVPGKTPLVKMREVELIRIVSLTVQQSGTLLAEEVATALAKGVSPEEILEAVYQCAPYSGFPRVADAVEIVRGVFKAKNVKVDEYRATVTAQSRLEAGADAQGTLFGQTFRDMAKNGKDGMPTINYFLASNCFGDYYTRKGLDLETRELLTMVMLVNLGTEPQLKAHIGANLKIRTAEYVEQAIYTCLPYCGYPRTLNALRLLKEAAAEGSVKVLAVESAKDNIVSDSVEFAKQNKFGIGVPNVNYAKYFIGNSYLNSVTDAKSGFPMNNVTFEPGCRNNWHIHHAKKGGGQVLIVTAGSGWYQIEGQAPVSLNPGDAVVIPANVKHWHGAKKNSWFSHIAFEAPGEGTSNEWLEPVSDEDYSKLQ; encoded by the coding sequence ATGAAAAAAGGAATAATTATGGGAATTCTTGGATTGGGCGCGATGCTTGCCGCATGCGATTGTTGCAAGGGCGAATCGAAGGCGTTCTCGCAAGATGCCGAAATGCGTGCCGTTATGGACAACTTCATCGAAAGTGAGGTCCCGGGCAAGACTCCGCTAGTCAAAATGCGTGAAGTGGAACTCATCCGCATCGTGTCGCTTACGGTGCAGCAGTCGGGAACGCTCCTTGCCGAAGAAGTCGCGACGGCACTTGCCAAGGGGGTTTCGCCCGAGGAAATCCTGGAAGCGGTTTACCAGTGTGCTCCGTATTCGGGGTTCCCGCGTGTTGCCGATGCGGTGGAAATTGTCCGTGGCGTATTCAAGGCGAAGAACGTGAAGGTGGACGAATACAGAGCAACGGTGACGGCGCAGTCCCGCCTGGAGGCGGGTGCAGATGCGCAGGGGACGCTGTTTGGCCAGACTTTCCGCGACATGGCGAAAAACGGAAAGGACGGGATGCCGACTATCAATTACTTCTTGGCGAGCAACTGCTTTGGCGATTACTATACCCGCAAGGGGCTTGACCTTGAAACTCGTGAACTCTTGACGATGGTGATGCTCGTGAACTTGGGAACAGAACCGCAGCTCAAGGCGCATATCGGTGCGAACCTCAAGATTCGCACGGCCGAATACGTGGAACAGGCGATTTATACCTGTTTGCCCTATTGCGGATACCCGCGTACTCTGAATGCGCTACGCCTTTTGAAGGAGGCTGCGGCTGAAGGTAGTGTAAAGGTCTTGGCTGTTGAATCTGCAAAAGACAACATCGTTAGCGATTCGGTGGAATTTGCAAAGCAGAATAAGTTCGGGATTGGTGTACCCAATGTGAATTACGCCAAATACTTTATCGGAAATTCATATTTGAATTCTGTTACGGATGCCAAGTCAGGGTTCCCGATGAACAATGTCACGTTTGAACCGGGTTGCCGCAACAACTGGCATATCCATCATGCAAAAAAGGGTGGTGGTCAGGTGCTGATTGTAACGGCAGGGAGTGGCTGGTATCAAATTGAGGGACAGGCTCCCGTAAGCCTGAATCCGGGTGATGCCGTAGTGATCCCTGCGAATGTCAAGCACTGGCACGGCGCAAAGAAAAACTCCTGGTTTAGCCATATCGCGTTCGAAGCCCCCGGCGAAGGCACCAGCAATGAATGGCTTGAACCTGTAAGCGACGAAGATTATAGTAAACTACAATAG